A stretch of DNA from Bacillus sp. NP157:
GACAAAAGCCCGGGCCACCCCCAGCCTGAAGGGCATCGATCGTTGGCCTTCGACCAGGGACCTCCCATGACCATCTTGCAACTCCACCAGTCCAACAACTCGCCCAACTCCCGCCGCGTGCGCATCTTCCTTGCCGAAAAAGGCATCATCGCGGCCCTTGTTCCCGTCGACCTCGGCGCCGGCGAACAGCACGGCGACGCTTACCGCGCCGTCAACCCACGCCGGGTTGTCCCGACCCTGGTGACGACTGACGGCGTGGCCATTGGCGAAGTGCCGGCCATCTTTCGCTATATCGAGGATGCGTTCCCTGCCCCGACGCTCTATGGCGACACACCGGCGCAGAAGGCCGTGACCACGATGTGGGAGCGCCGCGCCGAACTCGAGGGTTTTGCCGCCGTCATGGAAGGCATTCGCAACAAGGTCGCCGGACTCAAGGGCCGGGCGATCGCCGGCCCCCACGACTACGACCAGATTCCCGAACTCGTCACACGTGCGGAGAAACGCGTTGCCAACTTCTTCGCGGACCTCGACGCCCGGCTTTCCGAGGCGACGTTCGTGGCGGGTGACACCTTTACGGCCGCCGACATTACCGCCCTGGTCACCGTGGATTTCGCCAAGGGAGCGCTCTCCCTCGTTCCCAGCGCAGACCAGCAGCATCTCCTTCGCTGGCACGCGCTCGTGTCTTCGCGTCCGAGCGCCAGTGCGTAACTACAGAGTGCCTTCCCATGATGACCCCAAGCCAGTATCCGGATGCCATGCGCATCGTCGGCCACTACTACCAGTCAGGTGTCAGGGGCCGACTTACCGACTTTGCGCCGTACGTCCATGACCGGTTTGCCGTAACGGCCCCGGACTACCTGCCGTGGGGCGGCCTGCATGAGGGGGGTGCGTTTTTCCGCGACGAAGTTCTCCCGAACCTGCCCGCCACGCTCGATTTCTCCCGATTCCGCTACGACCGGTTCTTCTCCATGGGAAGCGACGTCGTGGCACTCATCGACATTGGCGTCGCAGGCACCGAACACTCGGTGAAGATCTCCGAGCACTGGACGGTCAAGGACGGCATGGCGATGTCCATCTGGGTCGCGTACTTCGAGCCCCAGGTTCTTCTAGATAGGCTAGGCATCGTCCATGGGCTCGGTCACGGCGGTTGATACCGTTCGGTGTTCACGCCTGCGCGGGGAACAGATGCGCTGCAACGTGGTCGATGAATGCCCGCAGTCGCGGAGCCATGTTGCGGCTCGATGGCCAGACGGCACGAAAGACATTCTCGTGCAGCACGTACTCGTCGAGGACGCGCTCGAGGCGTCCCTCCCGGACCGCCGATGCAATCAGGAAATCCGGAAGGCAAGCAATCCCCGCGCCGGACTCAGCCATCTCGAGCAACGGTGCGAGCGTGCTGACGGCGGCAGTTACCGGCAGATCGTCCACCGGCACACGCATCGGCCAGGGCTCCAGCTTGCCGGTGGTCGGATACCTGTGGTGCAGGCAACGGTGGTCCTTGAGCGCACCCGGCGACGTGGGCCGACCGAATCGTTCCAGGTAAGTCGGCGCGGCCACCAGCACCAGGTGGTAGGCACCAAGCCGACGGGTCATCAGGCGCGAATCACCCCCGTCCCCGGTGCGGATGGCAAGGTCAAATCCCTCATCGATGATGTCGACCAAGCGGTCACTGTAGTCGAGGTCGAGCTCGACCCCGGGATAGCGGATCATGAAACTCGCGAGCATCGGCGCGAACAGGCCACCGAGCAGCGGCAGCGTCACGCGCAGCTTCCCACGCGGCGCGCTCGCGTCTCCAGAGAACGAGTGTTCGATATCGCTGACCTCCTGGAGGATACGCCGCGCGCGCTCGAGCAGGTACTCCCCTTCCGGCGTGAGTGAGATGCTCCGCGTACTCCGGTGGAAGAGCCGCACGCCGAGCTCGGTCTCCAGGCGAACGACAATCTTGGCTACCGTCGACGCCGTCACGCCACTCCGGCGTGCGGCCTGGGTGAAGTTGCGCGTCTCTGCGGCGTGCACGAACGTTGCCAGCGCGTTGAGGCTATCCATGGAATCTCCCGGAAGACGACAGTTTGTCGGGCTCGGCCGGCACATCCGCCGATTCCGCAACGGATGCCCCGTCGCTCAGGCGCTTACCGTTTCGGCAAACGTAGGATAGTCGGTATAGCCGGCGGCCGTGCCGCCGTAAAACGTGTCGCGGTCGTACCCGGACAAGGCGTGGCCATGCGCAATCCGGTATGGCAGGTCGGGGTTGGAGATGAAAAAGCGACCGAATGCAACGATGTCCGCGGCTCCTTCCTCGACGATGGCCTCGGCCGATTCGGGAGTGAACCCGCCTGCGGCGACAATAGCCCGCGAGAAATGCTGGCGGACAAGACGCGAAGCAACCGGCGCCTGGTCGCGGGTCTCGTCGACATGGTTGCCCTTCACGCGTGGCTCGATGACATGGATGTAAGCGATGCCGAGCTTGTTGAGTTCTTCGGCAACATAAGAAAAGAGAGCCGCCGGGTTCGAATCGGACATGTCGCCGAACGTTCCGCTTGGACCAATTCGAACACCGACCCGGTCGGCGCCGAAAACCGAAATGGCGCCCCTGGTAACCTCGAGCAAAAACCGCGCACGATTTTCGATGGAACCGCCGAAACGGTCCGTGCGCTGGTTCGACCCGTCCTGAAGAAACTGGTCGACGAGATAGCCGTTTGCTCCGTGGATCTCAATGCCGTCGAAGCCTGCCCGCTTTGCACCCTCAGCCGCAAGCCGGAACTGCTCGACCATCCCGTCGACCTCATGTTCCGTCAGGGCACGCGCAGGAGACGCCTTGACCCAGCCGTCGCGGGTGAACGCCACACCGCCGTGGTCCATGGCTGATGGAGCCACTGGATTCGAGCCACCCGGCTGGAGGTCCGCGTGCGACTGGCGCCCGACGTGAAAGACCTGCACGAACATCACGGCACCCCTGGCATGGACCGACTCGACGATTTTCTTCCAGCCGTTGACTTGGTCGTCGGTAAAGATGCCCGGCGACCCGAGGTAACCGCTCCCATTCGGCGAGACAACGGTTGCCTCGGATAGGATGAATCCGCCCTTCGTCGCGCGCTGGGTATAGTAATCAACCATCAGGTCATTCGGGACGTCGCCCGGCTGGGTTGAGCGCATGCGAGTGAGCGGCGCCATCGCGATTCGATGACTGAGGGCAAACGGACCGAGCTTGAAGGACGAGAATAGCTGGGCACTCATGAGTGTGGCCTACAGAATGAATTGGATCCAAGCTGGGTGCCTGGCATGGCCAACCGAAGAGGCGATACCTTCCAAACTGTTTGTCGTTAGCGTCCATAATGCTGAAGCTCGGCTCCCGCCCGCCGACCTGGACGACACCATCCGTCGCCTGACCGCGTTCGCCGAGGTCGGCGCCGACGTCCTGTATGCCCCCTACCCGTCCGACCTGGACCACGTCATCGCCATCGTGTGCGCCGTCGCGCCCAAGCCGGTCAACCTGGTCGTCGGCACCATGCAGGGCCCCCTGTCGATGGAAGCCCTGGCCGCCGCAGGCATCAAGCGGGTGAGTATCGGCGCGGGCTTCTATGCCCGTGTCATGGGCGACCTGCGCAAAGCGGCAAGGCAGCTACGCGATGGCGATGTTCCGGCAGCCACGGAAGGTGCCAACTGGCGGGAAATCGCTGCGTTGATTGCTGCGGTGCCCGTTTGATATAGCGGCGTCTGGGTCGCGTGTAGAGGCTTCCGTGATGCGCTATCTTGGATGGGAGGAGATCGTAATCCCGCCGAAATAGTCGGCTCGAAAATCCAGACTGGCATCGTTCGGATACGTCACATCAAGGTGTTGATCATCCCGCCAGACCATATCGACTTGAAGCCTTCGGTGGTCTGCGG
This window harbors:
- a CDS encoding glutathione S-transferase, producing the protein MTILQLHQSNNSPNSRRVRIFLAEKGIIAALVPVDLGAGEQHGDAYRAVNPRRVVPTLVTTDGVAIGEVPAIFRYIEDAFPAPTLYGDTPAQKAVTTMWERRAELEGFAAVMEGIRNKVAGLKGRAIAGPHDYDQIPELVTRAEKRVANFFADLDARLSEATFVAGDTFTAADITALVTVDFAKGALSLVPSADQQHLLRWHALVSSRPSASA
- a CDS encoding LysR family transcriptional regulator, translating into MDSLNALATFVHAAETRNFTQAARRSGVTASTVAKIVVRLETELGVRLFHRSTRSISLTPEGEYLLERARRILQEVSDIEHSFSGDASAPRGKLRVTLPLLGGLFAPMLASFMIRYPGVELDLDYSDRLVDIIDEGFDLAIRTGDGGDSRLMTRRLGAYHLVLVAAPTYLERFGRPTSPGALKDHRCLHHRYPTTGKLEPWPMRVPVDDLPVTAAVSTLAPLLEMAESGAGIACLPDFLIASAVREGRLERVLDEYVLHENVFRAVWPSSRNMAPRLRAFIDHVAAHLFPAQA
- a CDS encoding alkene reductase yields the protein MSAQLFSSFKLGPFALSHRIAMAPLTRMRSTQPGDVPNDLMVDYYTQRATKGGFILSEATVVSPNGSGYLGSPGIFTDDQVNGWKKIVESVHARGAVMFVQVFHVGRQSHADLQPGGSNPVAPSAMDHGGVAFTRDGWVKASPARALTEHEVDGMVEQFRLAAEGAKRAGFDGIEIHGANGYLVDQFLQDGSNQRTDRFGGSIENRARFLLEVTRGAISVFGADRVGVRIGPSGTFGDMSDSNPAALFSYVAEELNKLGIAYIHVIEPRVKGNHVDETRDQAPVASRLVRQHFSRAIVAAGGFTPESAEAIVEEGAADIVAFGRFFISNPDLPYRIAHGHALSGYDRDTFYGGTAAGYTDYPTFAETVSA
- a CDS encoding isocitrate lyase/phosphoenolpyruvate mutase family protein, coding for MNWIQAGCLAWPTEEAIPSKLFVVSVHNAEARLPPADLDDTIRRLTAFAEVGADVLYAPYPSDLDHVIAIVCAVAPKPVNLVVGTMQGPLSMEALAAAGIKRVSIGAGFYARVMGDLRKAARQLRDGDVPAATEGANWREIAALIAAVPV